TCATTGTTCTGATTTGCAAGCCCTGCTGAGCCTCTCTGTAATGCAAAAAAAGAAGATAATTTTCACATTATGATTAGTCTTATGAACATAAAATaatagtagtagtaaataaaGAAAACGACCTGCAACAATGTCAGTTGTGTTGATATGGTTGTGGTTTCTGTCTGCAATGCCTGAACCTTCTGTTCTAACTCTGCAATATATCTCATCTTTCGCTCCTTCGATCGCGCAGCAGATTGCCGATTAGCTAATATTCTAGCATTTAAGCATCAATTTAACATTCCATGTTATTTGAAGATCTTAACACAAGGATTGGGAGTGAAACCATTAATTTGGAATTTAACCTTTTGACTCGTTTAGGATCCGCCATGGCCATCTCCATGAGTTTCTCGTTCTCCGTGATCTTTTTCATTTCGGCAGCAGTGAATTGACCATTGCAAAACTCCAAGCTAAAGGTAGTCGGTTTCATGACCAAATAGTTGGCTTTAGCAGTTGTTGTCATTAATCCGCGGGAAAGCGGCAGCTCCGCCGGCGGTTCCTCAAAGTTAAATTTCCCCATGAAACTATCCATTGAAAGACTCCTGCAATGCCCGGAAGCCGTAGCAGAGCCAGGAACGGCGGCAGCGGTCCGCTTCAGCGATCCCAAGGCGCGCAATCCCTTGGCATCGCTGTCGGCCTCGTTGTCGCTGCTGTCACCGGCGTTGGACTTGCATCCGCTGTCTCTGCTGTGACAGTCCTCGGAGGAATTGAAGGCGTCGAAGCCTTCCAAGTCCATGTAGGCGTCGAACAGGTCATCGCCGTCCAACATTCCGCTGTCGTCGCGGTCCTCCGTCTTCATGCCAACTGCCGGCGGTGGGAGGAAGGCGAATGGGACGTCGCAGCTCTGCGAACGCCGGTGGGCGTTGCGAGGGGGAAAGCCGTTACTCGTTGGGGCAGTGACGGGTGCGTTTCGGCGGTCGTCCTTGGGGATGGAGTCGGGGAGGGAAGCAGCGGGGGAGGAGTCGAAGGAGAAGAAAGGGCGGGAGTGGAAGGCGGCGAAGGGGGATAACGGAGCGGCAGGGGGACGCGGCGGTGGAGCCGGAGGCAGTTGTTTGGAGTCGGAGACGGATGGATGTGGTGGCAGGTGTTGGTGCTGCTGCAGTGGCATCGTTAATAATGGACAACTGTTCCAAACCGCCAAAACGTAGAAGGGTATTTAATGAGCATCCATTTGGCAGCTGGATGGGAAGCGAGCGAGGGCAGCCATCGTGCAGGGGCCTGGGCGGCATGGTCGCCGGCGACCGTTTCAACGTGCTTGCACTCTGCCCTTGGACTCCGTGCCGGGCGTCCAAATTCTATACAACGTgagttcttcacctccttaaCTACGTCCCATTTGGCATTTGGGGAGGTGGTGGGCAGGGCAGGGAACGATGAGGCCACGACGTCGTTCAGGCTTGCTACGGCTTTGAAAACAAAATCTTTGGCTGCCCTGATTGGTCAAAGTCGGAAGTGGATCCCTTATCCCTCATGTCTACTGAATGTTTTTAGTTTAATCTTTGGGACAATCCATCCCCGGCTCGATGAGAATTTCTCACCGCCGTTGATTGTAATATTATTTGTGTTATAATTGATACAATGATAAAGGGTCCATCAATTTTTGAGCAAAAAAGGTGGAACCGTCACCCTGAGCCTGACCCCCCAGGAtttcagagggagtaaatcacggtgagtgcTGGACTGGAAAATTGACTGGGGTCTTAGGAGTTTTTGACCAGCAGATCAAGAATATTATTCCCATGTGTAACTGACGACTCTCGACCTTTTGGCCATTtagctgatccagcccgtggggggCGATAAAGGGTTCATCAAGTACCGATAAAAAGAGGTTAAAATTAAGGGGGCAACGTTAGAGAAGTAATAGGGCTACTAAAACGTAGCCGAGCGAAGTCCTATATTAAGGGTTGACTGAGCATAAGTTGCCCGACTTACAAAGGGTGTGTGTAAATGATCGGATTGCTATTTCGGTCGGGCAAGAACATACTATCTAGACTCGTCGTTGCAAGATATAGCAACCGAGCAGAGGAATACTCGGCCGAGCAGAGGAGTACTCGATCGGACGGTTATCCCTCTCGGTCAATCGGCGGGAACGCTAACGTGTGTTTTGATATACTTTTGGGAGATGGCGTCGCCGACACGTGGCATGATCTACAAGCAGATCATACGACGGACAAATCGGAGGACGTGCTCACGATCAATTAGAGAACGTGTCCATGATCACGTATCCAGGACCAATTGGAGAGCGTGTCCACAACCAATGGGAGAATGTGTCCATGCCTCGAAAAGCACACACATCGTCCACCAGAGCATTATATAAAAAGGGGTCCGTACACTAGCGTAGGTAGGCATTATTTTCATTTTACGCTTGTGCTACTGGTGTTCCATCTTCTTCTTTGTGTCggtaactgacttgagcatcggaaggcCAATGTTGGGGACTCCTTTCCCAGCTTGACACTGACGTTTTTTTTATTACAAAGCAGAATCTACATCAAATCAATGTGGTAATCACATCCCAGCTTGTATTTTTGGACATGCCCAATAATATCCCCACATTAACAAATTTATAACAAGGTTTCTGCCCATTTTAATatgcattataatatttttaaagtttccaTATATATCTTGATGTGGCGATAAAAGATGTCCATCAAGCGCAGGTCAAATATAGAGACAGCAGTTGACATGAAAGTCAAAGTCCAAGTGGTCAATGTGGTCAACCGTCCCACTAAAGTTAGCCGAGCGAAAATCGACTCCAGCCTCCGATTGGGTCTGAAGTGTCTGATCTGCTAGGTGACTTGTTTGAATAGAACGTCCGTCCGGCCAGGAGCATTACAACAAGAACATCATATGCTCATTACGAATCAGAGGAACGTTAAGGTGACCGAAGCGCTTGTTCGGTCGAACGGAACCAATCTACTGAACCAACTCACTGCGAGGAAAAGCAGCAGAGGTCGACAGAGTGGAGTGACCGAGCAGCTACCCTGCTCAGCTAAATAGTAAGACCATTCATGTATCTCTTAATATCTCTTTGGGAGGTGTAATGTCGTTGACAATAGGGCATGGTCAACAAGCGGATCGTACAACGAAAACTTCTATTGTCTCATCAGGAATTTGCATGTCTTGTTGAGGTAtaatgtcagagacacttttctgacatgtTCTTTCATAGGACGGTTGAGAAAGTGTGTCCATGCCTTGAGGAACATGTATGTCGCCCACTggggcactatataaaggggagatCCATGCACCGGCGAAAATACgtgttattcactattcacaTTTGGGCTTTCACTGTTGCTCCGCTTTCTTCTACTGTTCTTGTGACTAACTTGAGAATCGGAGGACCAACACCGATAACTCCTTCCCTAATTCGATACTGACGTTTCTTGTATTACAAAGTGGAATAGATTCTATATGTGATCAACCAAGAAGCCCTATCCCAACTAGCCTTCTTTGGACAGGATCATATCTGTTAGCCAGATGAGAGCTAAAATAAATCTCATAATCAAAGATTTCATTCTTGGAGTCTGCTTAGCTAGTTTATATTATGACATCAGACTCTTCACAATTTGGCTGCTCCATTAATTCAACCTGGAAGAGATTCAAGAATGTCTGGGTCAGTTTGGAAATAGCAAATCTCATGATGGcctaaattctaagtttttgatGGTCTTTTGGGAGTGCATCACCATGTGTTCAAAATTAGCTATATACTTGCAGATTAagtctcttttttaaaaaaaaaaaaaaaatggagtgTGCAGCTTGTATACATAAGTCCATACTTACTGTTCTGGAGAATTTCATTGTTAAACTGATTCCGAAGGTGTTACCTAACAGACTACAGTCAGTCATTAAAAGTCTAGTACCTGTAAATCAGTATGCTCTTGTTCAAGGTAGAAATACTATAGATTGTTTGTGGCTGGTTCTGAAGTTGTTGATTTATGCCATTGCCATAGTCGTAAGGCAAGTGTTGTCATGTTGAATCTATATCTATACACACTCTGAGAAAGCCTTTGGCAAGAAATTGAGATAATCTCTAATTGAATGTGCAAGACCCATTAGATCACCAACCTGTCAACCTATTCGGCTGGCATGCAAGGCCAACCCAGCCCACTGGTAGATTGCAGCCCACCAAGTTTGCTAGCTAGTGATTTGTGGGCTTGCTTAATGAGCCTAAGAACTTGACTCCCTATTTAAACAAtctcattcattcattcattcatcgAGTCTTAAAATTTGTATGTTGATGGACAATTGTCGACAACATATCCACCTAGATATAGCAACATGATATATAGAGGGAGTACAATTCTTCTCTCAACCTCATGTCTAACTTGAAAAGGTATGTTGACTACTTTAAAGGAGATATTGAGATATAAAGGAGGATTAAAGAATAAATAAGAGTTAATTATCTTCATCAAtcaataatataaataaaagttaattatgctaattaatatgaaatttttttagaaCGAATTAAATTCAGATTAATTAAACCTTCTGATAAATAAGAGTTAATTATCTTCATCAAtcaataatataaataaaagttaattatgctaattaatatgaaatttttttagaaCGAATTAAATTCAGATTAATTAAACCTTCTGATAAATAAGAGTTAATTATCTTCATCCAtcaataatataaataaaagttaattatgctaattaatatgaaattttttttagaacGAATTAAATTCAGATTAATTAAACCTTCTGATAAACAATAATTCCAAATTAATGTAACGCCATCACTGTTCAAAGAATGCAGCAGGACAGTCAACCTTAGATCCTTCGTACCCCCTTCCCACCAGGCAAACGATGTCGACCTAATCATGCATAATCCATATCGATCCACCAGAGAAGTGCATTGATCCCCTCCGGAAGTTGAGTCGGATGGATCGTCGAATGAGGTGGATAGAATATTGATCGAGTTGTGACGTCTTGgaggggggtatgctgagatgacttctatgttgaccaagtcttcgggAGTCCTCTAATCAACGCTAccctgcagccagtgaccggattccctcggtccctggtaccccgagacTCGAGGCGGATACAACAAAcatataagtaacagactaataccgaaataataataaaataaatatagagTGAGTAAGGTAACGTACCCTGGCcgaggggggcgccctcggatgggacgcggcttgagctgtcgtgacccggaagagtagatgactctgaTCAGGCTAGAGAGAGGGATCTGACGACGCGAAGCAGGATGCGACACGGAGCCGGAAGACGAGTTATAGGTTGGGAGATAATAACGGCACACAGGCCGGGCTAAGACACCGGCACACAGGCCGGGATAAGACACCGGCACACAGGCCGGGATAAGACACCcgtacgcagaccgggataagatAGTTGTATGCAAACCGGGATAAGATGTCGGTGCGCAGACCGAGAGACGAGATCGTCACGCAGACCGTGACATGAAATCAGCACGTAGGTCGGGACACGAGATCGACGCGCAAGCCGGGATATGATTCCGGCACACAGGTCGGGATATGATTCCGGCATGCAGACCGGGAAATAATAACACCAAGGAGGCTAAACACGAATCACAAAGTCCGAAACTCAATCGGGGCTCAAAGGCCAAAACGCAACAAGGGCTCAATGGCTGGAATAGTGAAGGAAGACACTCATCAACATGGGGCAGCTACCGGGTCAGCTGCGGCAATGTACCACAACGCAGATTGGAAGCCGTCTACGATGATGAGACTCGATTGCAGCTCGAAACAGATTTTGTGTTGCCAGGGTCGACGGAGAAAAGGGTGTCGGTAAGGAGGGAGAGGGAGGCGAAACGGGGCTGCCCACATCTACCAGATGTGGCTATGGACAACGACAGTCGCTGGAAACGACTATGGATGCCGGCAACTGATCCGGTGGTCGGGCTATGAGGGAGAAATGGGCGTGGCATCGAGCGATAGTGCTGATGGCGACTTGGATGGTTAGAGTTCCTGGACGGTCGACGAAACAAAGACGAGGGCAGTGGACAGTCAGCGCATCGGCGAACTCAGGAAGAGGCTGCTGCAAGTAACGCTGAAGGCCTCCCGGGGCGGCAGCAGTGCTCTCCGACTACGCTGGCCTGTGGGTTCGTCGGGCAGGATGCACCGGACGGAAAGGCAGCATGAAGTGGGCGGCGCTGGGTATCTCCGGTGGCGGCGTTGTGAGTGAGGGGAAGAAGCAAAGGAGTGGCGGCGGAGAATCTCCCGCAGCAGCAACCTAGCCCTCTCATGGCGGCACTCAATAtgcaagaaaagagagaaaggggTGGCACGCGAGGGGGGCAGTGGTGGCCGGAGACATCTCCCAGCGagcggagagggagagaggggccacCGGCGTCAGGAGGCGAAAAGGAGGAAGTCGTCGTCGTTCGACGGTGGCAGTGGCGTCCTCCCAgcgagagaagagaggaggaagaaagctGTGGCTGGCATcgcgaggagaagagggagaggaagagaggtggcGGTCAGCGTCGGCAaggggaagaaggaggaagcaagGTGGGCGGCTGACGTCGGCGAGCAACGtgaaaaggaggaagaaggagttgGCGGCTGGGTAAAACGCACGAAGCCCCCCTACTTGCGGCGTGAACAGTGCCCTAATAGGGCTGCTACAGTAAATTGACCAAAATGCCCTCCTCCTCTCCCATTAATCACTCCTCTGCCCTTAATACCTATccacatcacaagtctccccctcaagtctagtcaaagaagGTACAAGTCCAATTGACTAGACCCAGCCAAACGAAAAACAGAATCACTACTGAATGCAAAGTCATATCGCAGGACTTGTCATATAATGTCGAATGAGTAGCTGTGGCAATGCTGAGCAGGTACCTCCAATAGTATCAAGCGACGAGAAATAACACGAAGCACATGCCAAGCAAGTACTCGATCTGATGCTGAGTGAGACCGAGTGATATCGGGAAGACGCTTGAGTGATACTGAGAAGAGTGATCGGGCGATTATGCAAATGACAAATAAAAAACACAAGTGCCAACCTAGTGATGAATGCGGGGCAAAGCGATGAGTGAGATACGAGCAAAAATGCTAACTAGGCAATAGGGAGATTGCCGAGCAAGCCGAAAAAATAACGGGCGAGCGGTGTCAAGCGTGCGACTGAGAAAATGTCGACTGAGCGAGAGTAAATCACGACTGAGCAATCACATAATGTAGACCTGGCGATCGAAAAATGCTGACCAGGCAATCAGAAAATGTCGAACGGGTCGAAAGATGATGGACGAGCGGTGTCAAATGCGTGACCGAGAAAATGTTGTCTGAGAGATGGTAAATCGCGATCGAGCAATCGCCTAATGCAGACCTGGCGATCGAAAAATGCTGACAAGGCAATCGGAAAATGTCGAACGGGTCGAAAGACGATGGACGAGCGGTGTCAAGCGCGTGACCGAGAAAAAGTACTGACCGAGCGTCAATAAATCACAACCGAGCAATAGAGAGACTGATGGACTAGCAAACCTGTGAACGCGACCGAGCAAGTGTAGACCGAGCGATAGTAAATCGTGATCGGGGCATCGAATAAGGCCGACCTGAATCAAAGAATGCTGAACGGATCGAAAGACGAGGGGTGAGTGGTGTCCAACGTGCGATTGAGCGCCAATAAATCATGACCGGGTGACCGAAAGAATGTCGATCCGGAAATAGAGAGAATGCCTACCGAGCCGGATAATAACGGGTGGGCGATGTCTAGTGCACAACCGAGAAAGCCCTTAAGCGATAGACCGATTGTCGTAAGGCGAATAGCTGAGTGGTACCAGTGAGTGGTCGATCAAACAGCCAAGCAACAGCAATGCGCGAAACGTGAATGGCGAGTGTCGGGGCAGAGCAGCGACTGAGCGGTGAGTGCCGACCGAGTTACAACGGTGAGCAAAATGCGAAcgatgagtgccgagcagagcgacgACTGAGCGGTGAGTGCCAACCGAGTTATAGCGGTGAGCGAAATGCGAACGATGAGTGCCGAGCGGAGTGGCGACTGAGCGGTGAGTGCCGACCGAGTTACAGCGGTGAGCGAAATGTGAAcgatgagtgccgagcagagcgacgACTGAGtggtgagtgccgaccgagctacAGCGGTGAGCGAATGCGAACtatgagtgccgagcagagcggcgaCTGAGCGGTGAGTGCTAACCGAACTACAGCGGTGAGCGAAAATGCGAAcgatgagtgccgagcagagcggcgaCTGAGCGGTGAGTGCCGACCGAGTAACAGCGGTGAGTGAAATGTGAAcgatgagtgccgagcagagcgacgactgagcggtgagtgccgaccgagctacAGTGGTGAGCGAAATGCGAAcgatgagtgccgagcagagcggcaACTGAGCGGTGAGTGCCGACCGAGTTACAGCGGTGAGTGAAATGCGAACGATGAGTGTCGAGCAGAGCGATGACTGAGCAGTGAGTGCCGACCGAGTTACAGTGGTGAGCGAAATGCGGATGATGAGTGTCGGGCTGCACAACGCGTGAAGCGAGTGTGATGAGTATCGGGCAGAGCAGCAAGTGGGGCGAGTGTGATAAGTGATGGACAGAGCACCGAGTGAGTGATGagcgccgaccgagaggtcgttgggcatgaaagcatgctcacttataactcgcactggggcgaaagtctggaatctcgaccgggaggtcgttggtcgtaagagcaatgctcacatataactcacactagggcgagagtctggaggcgtgagagcagtgctcacttataactcgcactgggatgagagtctgggacccgaccgagaaggtcgttgggcgtgagagtagtgctcacttataattcgcactggggcgagaatctGGAACCCGActaggaaggtcgttgggcgtgagagcagtgctcacttataaatcgcactggggcgagagtttgggacaccgaccgggaaggtcattgggcgtgagagcagtgctcacttataactcgcattggggcgagagtctgggacccgaccgggaaggtcgttggcgcaagagagcatgctcacttataacttgcactgaggtgagagtctggaactcgaccgagaggtcgttggcaatactctggtccgagaccagtggcgatactccagtccgagactggtggcagtactccggtccgagaccggtggcgatactctggtccgagaccagtgccgatactctgatccgagaccagtggcgatactccgCTCCGAGACTGGTGGCgctactctggtccgagaccggtgacgatactccagtccgagactagtggcgatactctggtccgagaccggtggcgatactctggtccgagaccagtggcgatactctggtccgagaccagtggcgattatctcgaccccgaacggggggaggtaagagatgatatacttcggtctgagaccggtggcgaCTATCtcaaccccgaatgggggaggtaAGAGATGATATACTT
This window of the Zingiber officinale cultivar Zhangliang chromosome 3B, Zo_v1.1, whole genome shotgun sequence genome carries:
- the LOC122055184 gene encoding bZIP transcription factor 29-like, which translates into the protein MPLQQHQHLPPHPSVSDSKQLPPAPPPRPPAAPLSPFAAFHSRPFFSFDSSPAASLPDSIPKDDRRNAPVTAPTSNGFPPRNAHRRSQSCDVPFAFLPPPAVGMKTEDRDDSGMLDGDDLFDAYMDLEGFDAFNSSEDCHSRDSGCKSNAGDSSDNEADSDAKGLRALGSLKRTAAAVPGSATASGHCRSLSMDSFMGKFNFEEPPAELPLSRGLMTTTAKANYLVMKPTTFSLEFCNGQFTAAEMKKITENEKLMEMAMADPKRVKRILANRQSAARSKERKMRYIAELEQKVQALQTETTTISTQLTLLQRGSAGLANQNNELKFRLQAMEQQAELRDALNEALTAEVQRLKLAATGLADAHA